cttccactttgaatgctttaatttattgttcatttttttattactttgaacGGAAAACTGTTTATAATAGAGttcgatttcttaaattttattgaccgggaaaatgtttgtgaaccgggaaatgaccgaggatttttttcttcgattaaaacggttaCCCTGTTTTTAAACAGTAAAGAGATCAAATTTACAgttaggaaaattttatttaatttcaccaCCAGTCATTTTTGCAAACAGTTAAAAATGAACTCGTTAACTTTCTCTGTTCAGGAACCACCTACCAATGTAAGAAATTAAAATCAGtctcacattttgaaaaaaatcgcctAATCCATGGACGTGATGGCAAGTCGCGTCGCTTTGGGCTCTGGATTCAAAAAAGAAAAGGCtcctaaaaataagaataaaaaactcTGTAAACCTACAGAATCCGTAAAATCTCCTTCGCGCGTCACTAAGAAAAAGAATCTCCAAATAAAGGAAGAGAAACTTAAGTCTAAGAAAGAAGTTCtcaaagaaacattaaaaaatgttgaaaatggagACTCTAGTAAATTATACAAAAAGGTTGCAAAGCCACTCAAAAAAGTGGCCAAAAGCAAAAAGACTCTTGAATCACCCCAGGTGGTaaagatggaaaaaataaaaGAGGAAGAAATTACGAAAGAGATTAAAAAGGCGAAAAATACGGATAATAAAGTTTCACCAAAGGTGAAAAAGCAGAAAGTTAAAAACACTCAAGTAATCACACAAAAAGTGAAGATAGAAAAAGGGTCAGAAGATCCCAAAAAGAAAATCGTTATTAAGAAGGAAGCaaagaaaatttctaaagcaCCGCTGTCACTCCAGCACGTTAAAAAGAGTGTCGCAGCTATTCTTAAGTTAGCTGAAGATGAAGTCAGCAATGAAGTTCTTCTCGCTGAGGAAAATTCACCCATTTTTATGCAAGTCGTCTCCATGAAGATTCCGAAAACACCAACGCGTCAATTACGATTgtaagtattttttatatatgatCAGTGTTTCTATTTTACCTGGAAAATCGGAACATGtaagggaattttttcgagagcgttcttaatttatattaatattttttttatttcaaaatttaactattttgtggacaatttgtcttttttttagttcgaaattcagcaaaaaataatattgtttaaaaatcaatatttttagttaaaaattcaagtattttagttgaatattcatcgttttagttaaaatttcatcttcttggttgaaagttactcatttgttagaaattcatcttttcggtttaaaattgatatttctaattaaacattcatcattttagttgaaaattcatatttttagtttgaaaatgtaactatttttaaagtcatcttttttaactgaaaacataattattttactagaattttgcataattttagttgaatattcatatatttttttaattcaacgaagattcattatttttagttgaaaaatcaagtattcttagatgaatattcattattttagttaaaaatttatcttcttggttgaaagttaaaatctttggttaaaaattaatcattttggtttacaattcattGCATATgtttgagaatgtaactatttagaaaattatatttttaaactgaaaacgtaactatgCAATGTATTAAAATAGTAATAGATTCCAcactttttgttatttaatttttggttgaaaatttgtctgttttttatttgaaatcgtcatttttttacagaatataatcttcttggttgaaaattcaattattatagttagattcatcattttagttttaaaaaaatcatcccttcggtttaaaattcaactactccagtTGAGGcttcatcagtttagttaaaaatccatcactttgtttgaaaatgtaaccattattttgaaaattcgtgtatttcgtttaaaaatcgtcttgtttgttagaaatgaatcttcttggctgaaaagtcATCGttatagttaaaagttcatattttgtatttaaaataaaccgaagaatcatcatttttagctgaaatttcaatagtttagttgaaaatgaacttttttaactgaaaatttatctattccattgtttgttaaaaatttatttttttttttagttcaaaattcaactgtttggttgatatttggcctttttagttaaaaattgaactattttcatgaaaattcatatatttcgtttaaaaaaccaattttttttatagaaaattattatttctaaatgaaaattcaagtattccagttaaatattcaccatttcagttgaaaattcattactctggttgaaattttgttgttcttttttgtcggagattattcttttttgatgaaatttaagtAGTCCATTTTTAATCGgaaacatctttttttagttaaaaattcaactatttcaatgaaaatttatatattttgttgaaaaataatttttttttgtataaaattgatctttttatttgaaaattaatcttttttaaacactcatgttgaaatttcaagagcttggttgaaaattttctttactgaaaatttagcttttattttttttttcaaaattcaactatttcaatgcaaattaatatatttttttaaatatcatattttttattagaaaattaatattgttagttgaaaattcaaatattccagttaaatattcataattttagttataaactcatcactggttgaaaatttgttgttcttttttgtgggaaattaattttttttagataaaattcaagtatttcatttttaatgaaaacaaatttgcagttaaaagttgaactatttggttaaaaattgaactactttagataaaaattcaacaacttgaaaagttaggaatttaaagcggtttaaatttaatgtaatatgAGACCTGccttaattttacttaaatatgcGCGTAGTTTTAACTATAAGAAGATAAGATAAATGACAtcagagacaaattcaagaaatgataaattgtttttttagtatttaattatttaattaatcgatggtgctaatatatttaagaatatcttgtaatataattggtcaaagctttctaaattgaaCATATTAATTCAGGGTGGCCTATGGACcgagaaaccgggaaatgacagtgaatttattccttgaccgggaattttacgaattttcagaagaaaaatttgtccaagtttaatttcaacagttttgtaaataattaaaatataaaaactgaacaataaatgatttgacaaaacaattctaaatccgttcaaaatctgaaaatttccagattgtaaccgtttgaattcgaaagtcttaatacgaattgagattaatataataccatttattccgataattttatttttaaataaaaattttaatgattcatcaataaaatatttttaattcaatgttttAGATCTtcctttatatttttgttatattaaattaaataaatcgatttattcatatattatttttattagttttgaaaagattcaaaattaattaaaaacttaaaatgtcttcaagtaattgaaaagaagtgtgttaacatttttgcttagaacttctaaatacatttttaaattaacccaattttctacaacttttggaaaatcctgcaaattaaaaaaaatccttaaaatcttccagcttctattttaatcatttttgaaatctgcaaaaatctgcattttgttttaaattcggctgtgggtatttgcacaaaaatttcggTTTGAATAGCCCAATTTTTTCGTGTCACAAACTTGgtgtaaatgatttgaaatcatttaaagttctaaatttaattttgatatttttaaaacttctaaatatctctttaagattactctaatttttcctacaattaataagtgttcctattgttatttataaattcaaattttaaggattttttttaatttgcaggattttcttaaagttgtaggaaaaatttaattcatttaaaaatatatttaaacgtttcgtgaaaatttcaacaatgattttaaatttggaaaaatataaaaccacttctagatttctcaatgttttgaaatacattttttacgtctTTGAAAGAtgcttaaactgtttaaaataaaaataatttaacttcgaattaaaaaatttttggaataattttttttttaatttgtctagcttaaaattactttaaaaaatataattttgaaaattgttaaagttcattgcttgattcatTAAttcagagtattgaaaatgttaacgtggatttatatttttggaatttaatctgaatctttgaaatctataatttataaaagatctaaatttgcagtttatctgcatttcatttaaaaaatttcaattgataagtgttagtaccttccatttcatacgtgtaaatttaatttgttgtttattgctttaaatggaaaaatgtttagaacagagttagattttttgaatttcattgaccgtgaataATGTTTGCGAACGGGGAAAAAACCgtgaaatgatcgggaatttttttcttcgattaaaacagccaccctgtaagtgaatccctagaaactgaaaaaaaaaaacattatttatgataTAGATATTTcgagtcgattgtttaaaaaaatgcgaaatatttccTTGGTTCCGTACTGTGAAGAATACAACCTACAATTGTCTGGgcattttttccaggatttgagtactCTCTGATGATCGTTTCATTAGAAACATGGTTTTcacatgattattttattacaactcCAATTGATCCTCATGAACAATAATGATTCCAAAATACTGTATGAAGAAAACCATTAACTTAACAGAGCATCTCTCATTTTGAAGTTATTATGATAACAAGAAGtgtttttttatcttatgttcaAGATTGCTTCCACACACATTGGTGTCTCCTGACGATGACGTTGCCTTAATagtaaaggatttgaaaagagGTCGTCGAAGAGATCACGAACCATCAGTGGACCACATTGAGGAATTGCTCAAGGCTCACAAATGCACGCAAATTAAGACCATAATACCCATAAATCAGCTCAAAAACGAATACAATCAGTTTGAGCTGAAAAGAAATCTCGTGAACAGCTACGACCACTTTTTGGTGGAGGGAAAAATTTCTGGACACGTAGCCCGCCTGCTTGGAAAGTTCTTCACCAAAAAGCGAAAACTGCCCACTTCCATTCGAATTGGCAGCAAGGATTTAAAGCACGAAATTGATTACGCGTTAAGTAAAACTACTATGAAATTGGCATCGAACGGAGATACGCATATATGCCAAATTGGAACGACTTCCATGAAAAAAtcggaaattgttgaaaatatcgAGGCTGCATGTAATAGTCTCTCTATAAATTTCCCGGGTAAATGGGAGAACATTCGATCTGTGCTGATTAAAACGCCAAAGAGTCTTGCAATTCCCATCTACATTACAATGAGTAAGTTAACTTTATTTTCATAATCATTTACAGGAATCACAGAGCGTCGTCTTGTTTACCTAAtccctttttcccatttttccccCTGAAATGTAAAATATTCCAGAAACTTCTCAAATTCAGGATTTAAACCCAATTTCCCCcgcttttttttttacaaagttcttaattataccaacctcaaatatttcgtaaacgatttaattttgctaattttgtcgatttagttatattttccaagaaaatgggagagtacttttaaataaaaaatgatttaaaatggattttttaaaccaaaaagacgaattttctacaaaaaccgttgaattttcagcaaattatttttaaaaaaatctgaaaaaatgaaattttcaacaaaaattatgaatcttcaacaacaacaaaaaaagaacttcTGTGAATGTAGCTTGACTTTCAtccttaaaagattaattttcaactaaaaatgtaataattaatatttttgataattaatatttcaacaaaaaaattcattaaaatcaaaaacgaatttagaacaaaatagttgagtgtTCATCCAAAACAGATTAAGTTGAATCAATGAAccaaagaaaaaatggattttctacataatagttgaatttctagaaaaaatatgtatttatatataataaaaatatgtaataaacaGGTGAAGTCTCTACAAAAAgagaataaaacatttgaataaaattgttgaaattgtacCAAATAAGTTTCCAATCAAACAAGGAAATTTTGAACAATCACctctcgtgggggggggggggggggggggggggcttgtatCTAAAGCTTAACTGCTGAACCGATGTTAGAAGAACTCTAAAAAGAAATGGTTATGAAGAAggttatcgaaagaaaatattcgTCAAGCACAGGATGAAGTCAACGATAAAGTTATTCTCGTTGAGGAAAATTAACTCATTTTCTTAGAAGTCGTCTGTCTGATGATCCTGAAAACACCAACGGTGCAATTGCGAtcgtaagtacatattttttaaatgatcttttcagtaaaaatgtctTAAAGTTGATGGTTTTcacatgattattttattacaactcCAATTGATCCTCATGAACAATAATGATTCCAAAATACTGTATGAAAAAAAACCATTAACTTTCAAGAACCACTGcacttattttgaaataattatgataaccagaaatgtttttttattttatgtttcagaTTGCTTTCACCCGTTGGTTTCTCCCGACGATAGCGAAGGACTTGAAAAGAAGTCGAAAGGATCacgaaccaaatagttaaattttcaaatccgaaagattaactttctatcagaaaagatgaattttcaaaaaaatacatacattttgaaacaaatatttgaattttcaaaccaaaagctaatttttttttaccaaaagtacgaattttcaacaaataacatcaatttaaaacttattgtttaatttttggtttatatttattttgtttctaaattttttaaactaaatagatgCGTTTTTATgcgagagaattaattttcatttttaaaactaattttgaacgaaataattttattttttacccgagaataataattttcaataaaatacttaaattttgtagttaaaaaaaaaacatttttaaacaaacaaaacgaattttcgactacaattataaatcttcagaaaaaagaattaacttttataaaaatattagtttttaaccaaggaaTTCAATTTTGTACGAAAAGTGTTTGagcgttgatatttcaacaaaaaaagattttaatttaagatgAACATTTAGATTGAACAAtggtgttttcaaacaaaaaattgattttcttccaaaaaagacaaattttcaacaaagtacgtaAATATGGaaccaaataacctaaattattttaccagattattgaattttctacaaaatagttgaattctcaacaagaaagttatttttctactaaaacagagtaatctttgaccaaaaaaaaaaaaaaatttccgaggGTAGTTCcgaggtagttcaataagtccttagaatgaagtataaaaacaattttttttgagtacatttttttttatttttcaacataatctccttggagctctatacacttggNNNNNNNNNNNNNNNNNNNNNNNNNNNNNNNNNNNNNNNNNNNNNNNNNNNNNNNNNNNNNNNNNNNNNNNNNNNNNNNNNNNNNNNNNNNNNNNNNNNNatctagtcgggagtggtgctgactgaaaacagatgatttggagcgattcgcgcgccatctgttggtcattctaaggacttattgaactaccctcgtactttagtttacatttaagtgaaaaaacgagAAGACGGTAAAGATgagaataaataaataggaaGTTTAATAATTCATGGGCTAAAAgagtaacattttaaataaacattgatgtttattttaaatacttttgaaatattatgttagaaccttgaat
This Belonocnema kinseyi isolate 2016_QV_RU_SX_M_011 chromosome 3, B_treatae_v1, whole genome shotgun sequence DNA region includes the following protein-coding sequences:
- the LOC117169126 gene encoding ribosomal L1 domain-containing protein CG13096-like; the protein is MDVMASRVALGSGFKKEKAPKNKNKKLCKPTESVKSPSRVTKKKNLQIKEEKLKSKKEVLKETLKNVENGDSSKLYKKVAKPLKKVAKSKKTLESPQVVKMEKIKEEEITKEIKKAKNTDNKVSPKVKKQKVKNTQVITQKVKIEKGSEDPKKKIVIKKEAKKISKAPLSLQHVKKSVAAILKLAEDEVSNEVLLAEENSPIFMQVVSMKIPKTPTRQLRLLLPHTLVSPDDDVALIVKDLKRGRRRDHEPSVDHIEELLKAHKCTQIKTIIPINQLKNEYNQFELKRNLVNSYDHFLVEGKISGHVARLLGKFFTKKRKLPTSIRIGSKDLKHEIDYALSKTTMKLASNGDTHICQIGTTSMKKSEIVENIEAACNSLSINFPGKWENIRSVLIKTPKSLAIPIYITMKNKNKVVASVVQPKRPKAYRTYEGELTTVSEDASVTVTPDGVVTLKTEIESETEDEDEDEVKDEVKGEEEEN